In Clostridium thermosuccinogenes, the genomic stretch CAAAAACTTCTCTCAAATCAAATATTGCTTTGACCAGCTAAACTCGCCCAAATTTTTCCTATACAATCTCAATATATAACACATCGTTGTCCATCGTGACAAGATATTTACCAAACACTCCCACATATTTCCCCCGGTATTCCATAGCGATTTCTCCTTTTAACTCATGAAGCATTCTTTTGTCTCTTTCATTAAGATATATGCTTCCGTCCTGGGCTATGCAGATATGCTCCGTTGAGCACGGAATTATTAATTCAGCGTAGGAAAACTTGCCTTCCTGAATTTCCTGCAAAGTCCCATATTTTATCCTTTCGACATTTCCGTTCTGGTCCCTTTCTCCCAGGTAAACAACATCCTCCACGTCCACTCCCAGAATCATGCTGTTCCCTAAATCAAGCTCCCTTTCTTCACCCTTTGAATTATACCTAACAAAAATATCTGATCCGTTCCGCTGATACAACAGGATATCACTGTAATTTAAAAGATGCATGTCCGTATCCGGGCTTACGGCCATAACATGGCTCAATTCCTCCATAATGTTGTAACAATATATCTCTGCCCTGGCCGGCCCGGCTGCCACCTTTACATACACAAGGTTTGTGAGGGTTGAGAGCTGGATATCCACAACCTTGCTGCCCTCAGGCAACCCGGATATTTCGGGGTAATCCCGGACAACCCCGCTGTCGGCGTCATAGGTTTCGACATATATATCACCCCGGACATCCCCTTTTTTCCTTGTCGAGTATATGAGCATATTCCTGTCCGGAAGCCATTTATAAAAATCCGGTACAAAGCCTTCCTGAAGCACCATTTCCTCTTCACCGCCGGCTACATCAACAATAACCAGCTCATCCCCCAGTATATAAGATGCATAGGAGGCATCAAAAGAAAGTGCGACGTGCTGTGCTCCTTCCGGAAGCTTTACTTTGCCTCCGGATTTTTGCCCGCCAATTTCCGCATATTTCACAATTTCAACATCGCTTACCCTTCCGGGGAGGTAAACCCTGTCTATAAAAGCCAGGAGCAAAAGCTGAAATGCTAATGATATAAATGCCCACACAGCTATTCTGCCAGGCTTTTTCATTCAAAATCCCCCCTGCTTTTGGGCACTACGATAAATGCAGTAGGAATTTTGCGTTCTCCCAGCCTGTCGGCAGGCTTATTGATCACCTCTCCGTTAAAAAACATCGTAGTTGATGATCCGCCATCCAGATTAACCGCATTCACAGCTCCATATTTTATCAAAATATCCTGTACATCCTTCAAGGTTGCCCCTACGGATTCAATGCTTCTGCCATCCACCACCAGAAAAAGCACCTCTCCGTTCTTTCTTTGCCCTATGGCTGTGCGTGGGGCAATCCCCCAGCCTCCATCCCCCGTAGTGATGGTAGGCTTTCCGTTCACCACCAGAGGCGGCCCAAAGCTGATTCCCTCTTTGACATTATATTTCTTGAGTTCTTCAATTGAGTGCATACCCACTATCAACATTCCATCTTCGGTAAAGGCTGCAGTATCCATCCTGACCTTTTCGCTGCCCGATTGGTTGTATATCACTTCACCCTTATGAATGATATAACCCATGGGACTTCCACCGGTTCCCACCCAGCCATTATCCGTAAAACCGCCGCCATTTATGGCAGCGACAGCATTGTTCCGACGGGCAATGCTGCTGGTGGTTTCTCCCGATACCGGCATTTTTTCGGAGTATCCCACCTCTATGCTTGTAGGATCGTATATGACCATCATCTTTCCTTTAAAATCCTTGCCTTGGATATCAAAAACTTCAATTCTGTCGCTGTGGTTTTCACCAAATTCCAGCCTCCGGACTTTCTCCCCCCTGGCAGTCGGATCAACTGCATAGCTGCTTTTTAGTATTTCTACTATCTCCTCCTCCGGAAGAAAAGTCCTGGCGACAAATTGAAATTTGGATGAGTTGATGGACATCCCCACCACCATAGCCTTCACATTGTCAAAAGGCCCATAAAAGACCAGAAGCGGGAATGTAATCGAGAACAAGACAGCCTGGAAAAGCAAGAACAGGGCAAGCCTTCCCCACAAAAACCTATTCTTTTTAACCTCTTTTTTACTTTCCATTCCTGGTACCATCGATGAGACCCCACATTTTTAATTCTTTCTGCAAGCTACCCTGCTATTTGCCGCATAGCTTCCATATATTTAATATAATAAATTTTCCGGTTATTTTAAATGTCTGATAATGGAAAAAGGAGCTTTGCGATAGGCACTCAAGCTATGAACATCATGCAATTCCATAGGCATCCAGAGCCCTGTGGCCTCGTTCAAACAACAGCCCTGCCACAAACCATGCCGGGGCAAAATCCAACCTTACCAAAGAGTCCACGGCAAAAGGCCCGGTGTAATACCATGGCTGTACCCCCAGCAAGTCTCTAAGCAGCATACCGGTAGCATACTCAATTCCCCATATTATCACGACCCAAACCAGGCCTCTGAGCGGCCATTTCCAATCCTGTATAATGTCATGAATAGGCTCCAGGAATATAGCCAGGCCGTATATGAAAAACATCCAGAGACTCGTATAGCTGCTTAAGTTTTTATCACCGCTTAATAAAGATCCAAGTCCTGTCCAGAAGACTTCAATACCCCATCCGGTAAATCCATACAAAAAGAATCTTTTATACCTAATCATATAATTATTTTAGGTGAAGAGTAATCTTTTTATAGCAGGAATATATTGCTGCTGTTTCCGGAAAATTCGGTTTTTGGTCATATTAGCATCAGCATTCCAGAACAAAGCAGTATATCTTTTGTTTATATGCAAAAACTATGGTATATTGAATCGGCATTTCATATCACACCGATCATGGGTAATAATTTGCCTTTTGGCAGTACTGGAGGTAGCAATGAAAAGCAAAAAATCAAAACCTATTACACAACCTGCCGGGTTCAAGGGGGAAAGTGTACCTGAGAAGGATGACATGGACCATGATCCAACAGGAAGATACATGAGAAAAAATCCTTATAAGACACCCCCCAACAACATGACGACAAAAGGGAAATAAAGGCATTATTCAATGCCTTTATTTTTATTTCGGCAGCATTCCTGCCATGTAGTACAAGTGGACAAAGAACACATTTTAACTGTATAATTAATATTAGCTTATATAGGTAATTGCGTATGATTGCACCGCCTGTCCTTTGCCGGACTGGCGGATCATGCAGTACAGCATGTACTGATATTGCACAGGATAGCAAGTATTAATATTACATAAAAACTGGCTATTTTAGTAGAGTTGCCTCTTTGCAGGCAAAATACTATTTTCAACTGTTTACACCGGCATGGAGAGCCTCTGCATGTGGATGATCTATATAACTAATAGAGGAAAAAAAGATTTATACACCTCTTGACTTAGATGGCCGGTAATCATTTATGTGAATGAGGGACTTGTTTCTCCCTCATCATATATAAGGAGGGATATGATGCGCAAAAAAATAATGCTTAAAATATCGGCTTTGATATTCTTGTTGTTTTTTGTTTCATCTCAGCTTTGTTTTGCTGATGATACGATACGCAACAATGCCAATATAGCACCGGAAGCAGGAAATATTCCTGATATATTGGAGAACGCCAATGTCGATATTAACGCCAGGTCCGCCATATTGGTCGACACTGCCAAGTGGCAGACTTTGTATGCGAAAAATGCTAATGAAAAGCTTCATATATCCACCGCAAACAAAATAATGACCACGCTGATAGTCATCGAAAAAGTCAACTTGTATGATAAGGTAACGATAAGCAAGGAGGCTTCGGATGCAGAAGGATCTATCCTGCATCTGGAGGCTGGAGAAAAATACTCCGTGGAAGATTTGCTTTATGCCCTGATGCTCAAATCTGCCAACGATGCTGCCAATGCCCTTGCCGAATATACTGCAGGAGATGTTGAAAAATTCGTGCAGATGATGAACGCAAAAGCTCAGGAATTAAAACTGAATGATACGGTGTTCAATAATCCCACCGGATTATACGACGAAAAGCAATATACGACAGCCTCCGATCTTTCTGTATTAATGAAGTATGCTCTGTCCAATCCGACTTTCAACAACATTTTTTCCACCCCGATTAAGCTGTGGTTCTATAGTGACAGCTCCACGGTGTTGAAAAGCCAGAATAAATTGTTCTGGAGCTACAACGGTACTGACGGTGGAAAACTTGGATACAACGAGAAGGACAAGCAATCCCTTATTTCCACAGCGACAAAAAATAACCGGCGCCTTATGGCCATTGTACTGGAGTCATCGGAAGAAACTGTCTACACTGATGCTGAAACTCTTTTGGAGTATGGTTTTACAAATTTTAAATCAGGCATCCTGGTATCAAAGGGACAAATATTAAAAAGGCAGCAGGTGGGTGATAAAACTATAAATCTGGTAAGTGGAGAAAGTGTTTATTACACCTATCCCATAGGCAGCGATTATATAAAAAGCATAAATATTAAAGTGGTCGACGAGATAACTCTCCCTGTAACAAAAAGCAACCCCCTGGGAGTAGCTACATATGTCCTGGCAGACGACACCACAATAAATGTCAACTTATATTCCGATACCGAGATATATCCTCCGCAAAGCATGAAATCACGTTTTCTCAATACCCTTATGGAGAACAAGGATATATTGTATCTGATAGCAGGACTTCTCGTGTTGGAGGTATTGGTAATTATATTCAACATAATCCGGGCTATAAGAAGAAAATTTGTTGCAAGGAAGCAAAACTAATTCCCTGCAACAAATTTATATACTTTTTCTGAAATATTGGCTATGACGTCCGGAGCTTCAGCCTCATCCACATCCTTTGACATTACCGATAATATATAGGGTTTCTCTGCATAGATAATACCGACGTCATGCACTGCACGAACCTGCGTGCCTACTTTATGAGCTACCTTTACATTCGGTGGAAGCAATTTATTCAGCCTGTCGTTAAATGCTGTGTTTTGAAGGTATTCCATTAGTTCTCCGCCAAGCTCTTCATTCTCTTTATAAAAGTCATACACCATTTTTAAATACAGGGACATATCCTTCGGACAAGAAATATTCCTGTCGTAATCGACAACAATGCCGCCCGACTGCTTCATGAATTCCCTATAAACCTTTTCTCCACCAATAAGCCGTTTTAACATGTTGGTGGCCACATTATCGCTTTCCTCTATTGAAAGCTTTGCCAGCTCTCTTACAGTATACTTCTTACCAAAGTCGACATACCTTATAACTCCCGTTCCTTCTGAATAATCCTCCTTTGTGTATGTCAATATATCATCAAGATTTATATAGCCTTTCTCAACTTTTTTATAGATAAGAAGGATTAAAGGCAATTTGGCAGTACTGGCAGCATCATATTCATCAGTATCATTTATACCGAACTCCGATCTGTCATATAGGCTATAAAAGTGGATTCCGTACTGACCTTCAAACCCTTCTATATAGTTTTCCAATTCTCTTTTTATAACTGATGTATCCATAGGCTTAGGTTCAATTGTAAAGCCTTTCTCCTGCAGATCGCCTTCCGCCTTCCTCGTTATTCTTGCTTCCAGCTTCATAGCTGCATTGCTTTGAGACATTGCCGCATCATCGCCATTACCGGTGGTTTCATAGGTATCATCCTTTGTGTCCTGCCTTTTTTCACCATCCCGGTCATTTTCAAATGCGATGAGAAATCCACCTTTCAGTCTGTCCAGTATTTCGTTATCAAACACGGCATATACTGATGTAATCAACAATGTGAATAAAATTAATGCTAAAAGCAACCTTTTCCTTTTCAACTTTCTTTTTTTTGCCCTTATCGGGCTTGACAGGTATCTATTGTATCTCATCCATGAGTCACCTCGTAAAACACTCGTGTACTCAGGCAGGTACAGCAGCAATTTGATACCTACTTTTATATAGTATTTCTAAATACTGTAAATAATACACATGCATAACATTTTTTTTAAATAGTTTAGACCAATATACCGGATATTATATAAAGTACGCAAAAAGGGAGCGAAAAATCGCCCCCTTTATATCCTTGCACCTTTTATACCTTTTCAAATCGCTCAACATTAACCACAAAAATTGTAGCACCACCGACAACCACTTCGGCAGGATATTCAGTCAAAGCCTCATCGGTTCCGTCACTGGCCAGGGATGACTCCTCCATATAATTGCTCGATGTCCTTGGCATGAACATTCTTCCCATTCCCGAAAAAGTCGATGCAGGTGTAACTGCTTGCTTCCTGCTTTTAGACTTTTTGGTGATGATATCAATAACCTTTGTCACTTTATCATCATCCACACCAACAAGGAGCGTAGTATTGCCGGACCTTAGGAATCCTCCGGTCGAAGCCAACTTGGTTGCACTAAAACCATTTTTGTTCAGCTCATCCATAACCTTACGCTCATCGTCATCGTGGACAATTGCAAAAACCAGCTTCATTATTAACCCCTCCGTTTTTAGTTTATAAATTGAAATATATTCTAAATATTGATTTTCCCCCGTAATGCATATCCTAAACCTGGTTAGCTTCCTCATGGACTCCTTTTTTTCCATCCATGTAATGCATCATGCGGTTTTTGGATATGCTTTTCTCTTTTTCCAGATAATCATTAAGTGCTTTCCTTAAGTTTAACACATCACTCATCTCAAAGTAACCCGTTTTTTTATAAATAAATTTCACAGCCCTGAGGGCACCCAAGGCAAAAGCCTTGCGCGAAAAGGATTCATGGGAAATTTCTATTTTATCTTCTTCACCGACGATCATGACCTCATGCTTTCCCACCACTCCTCCGGCACGCACCGCATTTATAGGTACATCAATTTCAGAGCTGTCGCTTCCTGATGACACCAGCCCTTTTTTGATTTCATTAGCCAATTTTATGGCTGTTCCCGAAGGTGCGTCCTTTTTATGCTTGTGATGCACTTCCGTCACCTGGAAGTCATAATTGCTGAGAATGTTGGCCATTAAATTTGACATCAGCATAAGCACATTCACTCCCAGGGTTATGTTAGGTGCATAGACTATTCCGTTGCGATATTTCCTGGACAATACAAAAAGCTTCATCATGGATATTTTTGAAAACCCTGTTGTTCCTATTACTATGTTTACCTTCATTTTGGCGAAAAGCTTCGCATTTTTTATCGTCGCCTCAGGGTTTGAAAAATCCACCACCACATCAGGCCTGGTTCTGAAAACAATCTGCTGCAGGTTATCGCAGCTATCAATTAAAATTCCTGTTTTCCCACAGCCTATAACCTCACCGAGATCCTTTCCCTTTTTGGGACTTCCAGCACTGCAAACAGCAGCTACCACCTTTATATCATCCTGCTCCAGAAAAACTCTGGCGATTTCCTTTCCCGTCCTTCCGAGACCAACTATACATACTCTAATCATAATTCTCAACATCCCTCCTGTAATAGAAAATTAAGACAATAACACCGGGTGCTATTGGAACTATTTTCATTAGCAGCATCAAATTCAAATACTACATTGTTGTATTGGAAACAATGGCTATAGCATTCCTTCAACTTCCCTGGCGAAGCCAAAAATCCACCTAATGAAGTTGCATGTGCATGGTAGGCTAATTATAAGCCAATTGCCGCACTTCGGGCGAAACAAGCGCTGCAATAATTGTTGCTTATATACCTAAATAACAAAGCAGAAATAATGTGCAATTAAATGTGAAGACAGTATAATTGCTGCAACAGGCGTATTAAAATCAGCATTCCCGGCATAAATTTTGATAGTCTCACCGATAACTATTTTGCTTTCATGCTTCCACTTGTAAACACGATATCGGCATGCACGTTTTCTTTAGTTAATTAGACTAAAACTATAAGTTAGAGTAAAAACTTTTGATATGTTTTAATGAAAATAAAGTTCCATAGCATCATAAAAGCCGCAGAGAGCATCTGCAGCTTTTGATTATTCTAAAAAGGCAAGAATAAACAATACATAAACCACCCTCTCTTTCAACGCTTACGAGGTTAGCTGCCGGATTCGGATCGAAAGAGTTGACCCTACCATATTAGAAATGTGATGCCCACGTATGCCATTCAAGCAACGTCCGATTCACTGCCTGAATTCATCGCCGGATTGTCGGCATCCATTTGCTAATAAGGATTCACCCCAGAAATTGGTTCCCCCGTTCTGTTCGATTAAGCGCAATATATTAAATTGTTTTATCGCGAGCGGAAAGCCGCTCAGGACAAATTAGCTGCTCGTGCGGGTATGCAATGCAAGAACCACACTGAGCAAATACATACAATAAATGTATTTATATTTAGTAACTGTTATTATTATATCATAAAAACCATATTTTTACCACAAAAAATTTAGAAGCATATGAATCTTTGTGAGTTCCACATCAATATTTTCAATCTCTTTTAGAGTTCATACTTAAAGGGGAGCAGATTTTGCAAAATATCCTCGCTTAAGAATATAGGCTATCTGCTTCGACTTAAGTATGCACTGGTCAGCTTTATCTGCACAGTTCAAAGACTTCTATTATTTCTTTTTTCCCAAGGGGTACATAGCCCGATATTACACGCTTGCCATAATGAGTGCATTTTTCAGCCATTTCCTCAAATTTCTCATCGGATATGTTAAGCTCCGACAGTCTTACGGGCATGCCTATGGACCTAAAATAATCCTCCGTCGCCAGGATGCCTTTCAGCGCAGTTTCCTCAGGATTCTCAAAATTCATGTCAATGTTCCAGACTCTTACGGCAAACTGGCAGAATTTCTCCACATTATGCTTGTAAACATATTTGGCCCATGCCGGGAAAATTATAGACAAACCTGCCCCATGAGCTACAAAATCATACATGCCGCTAAGTTCATGCTCCAGCTGATGGCATCTTAGGAATGATTCCCTGCCGGCTCCGGTCAGATCGTTATGGGACAGGCTTCCTGCCCACATAAGGGTCGCTCTGGCCTCATAATCCCTGGGATTCTTTATAGCAATTTCACCGGCTCTTATCACAGCTTTTAAAAGCCCTTCCGCTATGCGGTCGGTTAAGTCCACATCCTTTGTCGAAGTAAAATAGCGTTCCATGGTGTGCATCATTATATCCACAATTCCGCAACCGGTCTGGAACTTATCCACTGTATATGTAAGCTCGGGATTCATTATTGAAAAAAGCGGCCTGTTGAACTCGCTGTTAAATCCTCTTTTAAGAAGCTTGTCTTCATTGGTGATTACTGCCGATGAGCTCATTTCACTGCCGGAAGCGGCTAAAGTCAAAATTGTTCCTACCGGAAGCGCTTTATCCGGCTTTGCATTGCCAGCTGAAAATTCCCAAGGGTCAATATCGGTCAGGGCAGAAATTGCTATGACTTTGGCTGAGTCAATAACGCTCCCACCACCTACTGCCAAAACCATTTCAACGTTCTCTTTTTTACACAGCTCCGCACCGATTCTAACCAGGCTTACCTTTGGGTTGGGCTGCACTCCACCCAGTTCCACAAAATCAATTCCGTTATCCTTCAAATCCTGGACCACCTGGTCGTAAAGCCCGATTCTTTTTATGCTTCCGCCGCCATAATGCAGTAATATTTTTTTAAAGCCGTACTTTTTTATTATCTCTCCGACTTTCCTGTGGGTATCCTTGCCAAAGTACACCTTCGTTGGTGTGTAAAATTCAAAATTAAGCATAATATTACCACCCTTTTCTTAAAACTATACTGTTGTGCCGTTAATCAAAGATAGCTGAATTTACCTCCCTTGAATAAGCATTTCCTGCTGGGAGTTCAGGTATCGGAATTCAGACACAACAAGCAGAAGTATTTTTCTTTATTATACCCCAATTTAGCAAAACCATAAACAGGGTTTCCCAGTTTACTTTCGGGTATCGCCAAACCATGGCCCCATCAATATCTGTTAAAGTTAGCTGTTCCAGTGGTTTGAAGCAATCCTGCCCTTATCACACAAAAATATCATAACTGAAATTTATGATTGCATGAGCAATAGTAGGTGCAAGAATGTTATTGTCTCTGGTATACAAAAATACGAGATATACATGTATGATGCATGTAGTTATCAAATGCGGCATGTCATACATTATAAATTCGAATATCGGCATATTTGCCCGCATCATCTGAAAAGGGACATGCATCAGTCCGAACAAAATTCCGACAACTATAATGCCCAGCCATTTATTGCCAATCAAACCTTGGATCCTCGTTTGCAAAAATCCTCTGAATACCAATTCTTCTACTAATGCTATACATATGAGATAATATAAGAAGCTCCATAACAAATCAAACAAATCAGGATTTACAGTTTTACCGCTGCTGATGGGTCCTGATATATTCAGCAGCGTGAAAGGTATTGAACCTATGATTCCAATTACAACTGACCTTCCCGCCTTTTCCATCTTTATGCCAATGCTCCTGATGCTCTGTTTTCTGAGCTTGAGGATTATAAAAAGAGGTATGAGGTTTATCAAAACATAAGGAAAATAAAAAACAAGCCGGAATAATGTCTTGCTGCTGAAATAGCTTCCCAGGCTTTGATATATTTGCGTTTTAAACACTAGCAGCCCAAATAGCAGCATCAATACAATGTAGAATGCATAATATATGATGCTGTAAACTCCATCCTGCCTGTCAACTGATTTCTTGGTTTCCTCATCGAAATTTATTCTAAGCAACTGTATCAATCTCAAATCATTGCCCCCTTACAAATCTATATATTCACATATAGGACCTCGTTTTAGTTTGATTCTGTCAGCTTCTGCTGATCATTAAAGGATGTCGATGTCAGAACAACAGCCGTATTATCATAGGGATAAGTACCTATTCTTTTTACCGGCTAAATCTCATCAAACGCCATCTTTGCCACTTCTTATTTTCATTATCCGTATAACTTACCTCTCACAGCAGCTATCCAGCACAAATATTTTATATGCTTAATTATTTATAACATGCCATACAGCAATAAGTTAACATATGAAGTATACCATATTTATACTTGAATTGATACCACTATATAAATGTATCCTTCCTCTGTATCAATACCGATAATTTCTGATATAATTTATATAGTTTATATAATGAGGCTGAAGGATGCTCTGTATTTACAGGCAGCGGACATCCACCGCTTACAGCATATGATACCTATGCCTCCCACATAGTCGAAAAGCATGCTGCGATAGGGAGCAATCGCTTCCGTTGCTGCAAAACAACAAAGACAATAAGCAGGAAAGGATATGTAAAATGAAAAAAATTCAGAAAGTATATTTGTCAGGCCTTGGAGCCATAGGAAGCTCTTATGCAGGCAAATTGCATGATATGGACCCGGACAGTATAAGGATTATTGCCGACAGGGAACGAATAGAGCGTTATACCAAGAATGGAATTGCCATAAACGGCAAGGTATATAATTTTCAATACCTGGCGCCTGAAGAGGATGCAGCTCCGGCAGATTTGATAATCATAGCTGTAAAGCAGCATCACCTGGAACAGGCTATAAAGGACATCAGTAATTTTATAGGGGATGATACTATAATTCTCTCCCTCCTGAACGGCATATCCAGCGAGGAAATATTGGGCCGGACCTTCGGTATGGAAAAAATCCTCTACTCCTTCTGCGTATCTACGGATTCTGTGAGAATAGGTACTCAAGTCAAATATTCTGTTCTGGGTACCATCGTATTCGGCGAAAAGACAAATAAAGAATATTCCCAAAAAGTCCTGGCCGTAAAAGACCTGTTTGACAGGGCACAGATTCCCTATTCCATCCCTGAGGACATGATCCGAGAGCAATGGTGGAAATTCATGATGAACGTTGGCTTAAACCAGGTTTCAGCTATTTTGCGCGCTCCCTACGGAGTGTTTCAGAAGGTAAAAGAAGCCCGGGAGCTGATGGAGATGGCATGCAATGAAGTCATCGACATTGCAACCAAAATAGGAATCAACCTTACAAGGGATGATATAGACAAATACTTCAAAATTATAGATACCCTCTCCCCCAACGGCAAAACCTCCATGCTGCAGGATGTGGAAGCACACAGAAAGACAGAGGTGGAGATTTTTGCCGGCACGGTAATTGAACTAGGCCAAAAATATGGTATCCTGACGCCAGTAAACAATATGCTGTATAAAATGATCCGGGCTATGGAACAGGCATACAATTAACTGCTGACAGGAGACGGCAGTCATGTCAAAAATATACATTATATGGCAGCAATGAGAATAAATTATTGGGTGTGATGATAATAGCAGGTATAAATGTTAATCAAATTGTGCTGGCAGTTCTTATATTACTGAATATTTATGGTTTTTCCATGGCAGGCTTGGACAAAAGCAGGGCACGAAAGAAATTGTGGCGCATACCGGAGCAAAGTTTTTTTGCAGTTTCCCTTCTGGGAGGCAGCATTGGGGTTTATCTGGGGCTTTTATTTTTCAGGCATAAAACGCGGCATAAGCATTTTATGCTTGGAATACCTGCTATTATAATAATCCAGGTTCTAGCAGCATTATATTTGCTTGATTTTACATTGTTTTAGTACTATTTAGAACATTTTTCTAAAAATCATTGAATATGGACAGTAAGTATATTATTATGTAAATATCATAGGCGAGTGACTATTGATAAATACCTTATAAAAATTGTTCATTCAGAGGAGATCACTGGTTTTGAGTAACGATAATATATTTTTTAAAAGCAGGCCTCTGCCGGATGAGGAATTTTTACCCACGATGAGCTTATTTGAATGCCCTCAAATGTATATCACCATCTCTAACAAAAATTTCTCTTTTGCATCAAAAGGTTCTCATGCTCATGATGGATATGAGTTTATTATTTCTAACAGCTATATGCCCCATTTAGGTGTTGACAGCAAGTCCTTCTGCTGCTCTAAAAACGAAATTTTGGCTATCAACCCCGGTCAGCAGCATGGACCTTTGGACAGAATTGACAATGCATATTTTCATGGAGCCATGGTAAGTAGAAAGCTCATGGAAGAAACTGCTTATTCTATCTATGGCAAAAGCAATGTGCAGTTTAAAAATGAAGTATCAGCTGCAAGCAGTCTGTTACGCAATCTGATGGGCATGTTTGTTTCAGAAGCAAAAATGCCTCAAGCCGGAACTTCCATCATCCTTACCAGTCTGAGCTGTCACATCGCTGCATTGCTTCTTCGGGAGCTAAAAAGTAATATGCCCTGCACCGAAAAATTGATTAACAGCATAGAAGCGAGAA encodes the following:
- a CDS encoding ketopantoate reductase family protein; translation: MKKIQKVYLSGLGAIGSSYAGKLHDMDPDSIRIIADRERIERYTKNGIAINGKVYNFQYLAPEEDAAPADLIIIAVKQHHLEQAIKDISNFIGDDTIILSLLNGISSEEILGRTFGMEKILYSFCVSTDSVRIGTQVKYSVLGTIVFGEKTNKEYSQKVLAVKDLFDRAQIPYSIPEDMIREQWWKFMMNVGLNQVSAILRAPYGVFQKVKEARELMEMACNEVIDIATKIGINLTRDDIDKYFKIIDTLSPNGKTSMLQDVEAHRKTEVEIFAGTVIELGQKYGILTPVNNMLYKMIRAMEQAYN
- a CDS encoding DUF1294 domain-containing protein, whose product is MLAVLILLNIYGFSMAGLDKSRARKKLWRIPEQSFFAVSLLGGSIGVYLGLLFFRHKTRHKHFMLGIPAIIIIQVLAALYLLDFTLF
- a CDS encoding helix-turn-helix domain-containing protein; this translates as MSNDNIFFKSRPLPDEEFLPTMSLFECPQMYITISNKNFSFASKGSHAHDGYEFIISNSYMPHLGVDSKSFCCSKNEILAINPGQQHGPLDRIDNAYFHGAMVSRKLMEETAYSIYGKSNVQFKNEVSAASSLLRNLMGMFVSEAKMPQAGTSIILTSLSCHIAALLLRELKSNMPCTEKLINSIEARRIKGVIDYMNESYNIDCSIEDLSSVAGLSSYHFIRVFKNNTGKTPYEYLIDLRIEKAKQLLADKNYTVTDVCLECGFNNPSHFTRLFKNKTGITPTYFRSIILK